The Mariluticola halotolerans nucleotide sequence CGCCCACCCAGGTGAGTACAGCGGCAAGATGGAATGCCTTGAGCCAGAGATAATCCATTTTTGCGTCCCCTATTAATGGCAAAAAATTGCTCTCACAGGGGTATGGCCTTGTCAAACCCGGGACGGGATTTGGTTGGGCACAGGGCACGCGGCATGTTGCCTCGTGGGCGCGGAACCCCTATCAATTACGCAATTGCACCCCCTTTTCCGGAGCTTTCAAATCATGGGTTTTCTTTCCGACGCGCTGTCGCGCGTTCAGCCTTCCGCAACCGTTGCCGTCAGCCAGAAAGCGCGTGAACTCGCACGGGCCGGGCGCGATATCATTGCGCTGAGTGCGGGCGAGCCGGATTTTGACACACCGCAACATGTAAAAGACGCGGCGATTGCGGCGCTGGCGGCGGGGAAAACCAAATATACCAATGTGGACGGCATCATTGAGCTGAAAGAAGCAGTGGCCGCGAAATTCCGCCGGGATAACGGGCTGGATGTGACGGCGGATGATTGCTTTGTGGCCTCGGGCGGCAAGCAGATCATCTTCAATGCGCTGATGGCGACGCTTAATCCGGGCGATGAAGTTGTGGTGCCGGTGCCTTACTGGGTGAGCTATCCCGAAATCGTGCGGCTGTGCGGGGCCGAGCCGGTGTTTGCCCATGCGGATGCCTCGACCGGGTTCAAGCTGACACCGGCGGCACTGGAGGTGGCGATTTCGCCCAAAACCAAGTGGCTGATGCTCAATACCCCGTCAAACCCTTCGGGCGCAGCCTATACGGCGGACGAACTCAAAGGATTGGCCGAGGTGCTGGGCCGCTACCCGCATGTGCATATTCTGACCGACGATATCTATGAGCCGCTGGTTTATGATGGCGGCAAGTTTGCCACCATTGCGCAGGTTGCGCCGGAATTGCAGGCGCGGACGCTGACGATGAATGGCGTGTCGAAATCGCATTCGATGACCGGCTGGCGCATTGGCTATTGCACAGGCCCGAAGCCGCTGTTGAAGGCGATGCTGAAGCTGCAGTCGCAATCGACAACCAATGCGTGCTCGATTGCGCAATGGGCGGCGGTTGAAGCTTTGAACGGACCGCAGGATTTTCTGAAAGAGTGGTTGCAGGTGTTTCAGGACCGGCGGGACCTGGTGGTTGCCGGACTGAATGCGGCGGAAGGCATTGACTGCATGGTGCCAGCGGGGGCGTTTTATGTGTTCCCCAGCTGCAAGGGGCTTTTCGGCAAGACAAGCGCCGGCGGGCAAAAAATCGAAACCGATGAGGATTTCGTGATGGCGCTGCTGGA carries:
- a CDS encoding pyridoxal phosphate-dependent aminotransferase translates to MGFLSDALSRVQPSATVAVSQKARELARAGRDIIALSAGEPDFDTPQHVKDAAIAALAAGKTKYTNVDGIIELKEAVAAKFRRDNGLDVTADDCFVASGGKQIIFNALMATLNPGDEVVVPVPYWVSYPEIVRLCGAEPVFAHADASTGFKLTPAALEVAISPKTKWLMLNTPSNPSGAAYTADELKGLAEVLGRYPHVHILTDDIYEPLVYDGGKFATIAQVAPELQARTLTMNGVSKSHSMTGWRIGYCTGPKPLLKAMLKLQSQSTTNACSIAQWAAVEALNGPQDFLKEWLQVFQDRRDLVVAGLNAAEGIDCMVPAGAFYVFPSCKGLFGKTSAGGQKIETDEDFVMALLEETGVALVHGAAFGLPGHFRLSYAASNAELEAAVSRIQDFCAGAK